The following coding sequences are from one Triticum aestivum cultivar Chinese Spring chromosome 5A, IWGSC CS RefSeq v2.1, whole genome shotgun sequence window:
- the LOC123104872 gene encoding manganese-dependent ADP-ribose/CDP-alcohol diphosphatase — MMAATNGLAHASAHKPLFTFGVIADVQYADIPDGRSFTGIPRYYRHSIDVLQRAVSAWNKQGGVKFSINFGDIVDGKCPKDKSLWAVQKVLGEFEKSDGPTYHMFGNHCLYNLPRTELVALLKMPTGSDRAYYDFSPCPEYRFVVLDAYDFSTLGWPRDHPVTAAAMSLLEEKNPNADKNSPEGLVGVDQRYVMFNGAVGKEQLSWLSDVLRDASERRQNVVLCSHLPLDPVAASQVGLMWNYDEVMAVVRRYNCVKACFAGHDHKGGYCVDSHGVHHRTLEAALECPPGTTAFGHIEAYPDKLLLVGSDGMADTEMCFESSQ, encoded by the coding sequence ATGATGGCGGCAACGAACGGACTAGCCCATGCATCTGCCCACAAGCCCCTGTTTACCTTTGGTGTCATTGCCGATGTCCAGTACGCCGACATCCCGGACGGGCGATCCTTCACTGGCATCCCGCGCTACTACCGTCACAGCATCGACGTCCTCCAGAGGGCTGTCAGTGCGTGGAACAAGCAAGGTGGTGTCAAGTTCTCCATCAACTTTGGTGACATCGTCGACGGGAAATGCCCAAAGGACAAGTCGTTGTGGGCGGTGCAGAAGGTCCTCGGCGAGTTTGAGAAGTCCGACGGCCCGACCTACCACATGTTTGGCAACCATTGCCTCTACAACCTTCCTCGGACCGAGCTAGTGGCTTTGCTGAAGATGCCAACGGGTTCTGACCGCGCCTACTATGACTTCTCGCCGTGTCCTGAGTACAGATTTGTTGTTCTGGATGCTTATGACTTCAGCACGCTTGGCTGGCCTCGTGATCATCCAGTGACTGCAGCAGCAATGAGCCTCCTTGAAGAAAAGAACCCAAACGCCGACAAGAACAGCCCTGAGGGTCTGGTGGGCGTCGACCAGCGGTACGTGATGTTCAATGGTGCTGTTGGAAAGGAGCAGCTGTCCTGGCTCAGTGATGTCCTACGGGATGCATCGGAGCGTCGGCAGAATGTCGTCTTGTGCAGTCACCTCCCATTGGATCCTGTAGCAGCGTCCCAGGTAGGCCTCATGTGGAACTATGATGAGGTGATGGCTGTTGTTCGACGGTACAACTGTGTTAAGGCCTGCTTCGCCGGGCACGACCACAAGGGTGGCTACTGTGTGGACTCCCACGGCGTGCACCATCGCACCCTCGAGGCTGCGCTGGAGTGTCCTCCCGGCACCACTGCGTTTGGGCACATCGAAGCGTATCCTGACAAGCTATTGCTTGTAGGCTCTGATGGAATGGCGGACACTGAAATGTGTTTTGAGTCCTCGCAGTGA
- the LOC123104873 gene encoding manganese-dependent ADP-ribose/CDP-alcohol diphosphatase gives MAAANGLVHASAKKPLFTFGVIADVQYADIPDGRSFLGVPRYYRHSISVLQRAVSTWNKQGNIKFSINFGDTIDGFCPKDKSLWAVQKVIDEFEKFDGPTYHMFGNHCLYNLPRSKLVALLKMPTDSDRAYYDFSPCPEYRFVVLDAYDFSALGWPHDHPVTAAALKLLDEKNPNTDKNSPDGLFGVDRRFVKFNGAVGKEQLSWLNDVLQDASDRRQNVILCSHLPMDPGAVYPAALMWNYDEVMAIVRRYNCVKACFAGHDHKGGYSVDSHGVHHRTLEAALECPPGTSAFGHIEVYPDKLLLVGSDGMADTEMCFRSSDRAAL, from the coding sequence ATGGCTGCCGCAAACGGACTAGTCCATGCATCTGCCAAGAAGCCCTTGTTCACATTTGGCGTCATTGCTGATGTCCAGTATGCCGATATCCCAGACGGCCGCTCGTTCCTCGGCGTCCCACGCTACTACAGGCACAGCATCAGCGTCCTTCAAAGAGCTGTCAGCACATGGAACAAGCAAGGCAATATCAAGTTCTCGATCAACTTTGGAGACACCATCGACGGGTTCTGCCCAAAGGACAAGTCGCTGTGGGCGGTGCAGAAGGTCATTGACGAGTTTGAGAAGTTCGATGGCCCGACCTACCATATGTTTGGCAACCATTGCCTCTACAACCTTCCTCGGAGCAAGCTGGTGGCATTGTTGAAGATGCCGACGGATTCTGATCGCGCGTATTATGACTTCTCACCATGTCCCGAGTACAGATTTGTTGTTCTGGATGCTTATGATTTCAGCGCACTTGGCTGGCCTCACGATCATCCTGTGACTGCAGCAGCATTGAAGCTCCTCGATGAAAAGAACCCAAACACCGACAAGAACAGCCCTGACGGTCTTTTTGGTGTCGACAGGCGGTTTGTGAAGTTCAATGGTGCAGTTGGCAAGGAGCAGCTGTCCTGGCTCAACGATGTCCTCCAGGATGCATCGGACCGCCGGCAGAACGTCATCCTATGCAGTCATCTCCCAATGGACCCTGGCGCAGTGTACCCAGCAGCTCTTATGTGGAACTATGATGAGGTGATGGCTATCGTTCGACGATACAACTGTGTTAAGGCCTGCTTTGCCGGACACGACCACAAGGGTGGCTACTCAGTGGACTCCCATGGCGTGCACCATCGCACCCTTGAGGCTGCGCTGGAGTGTCCTCCTGGCACCAGTGCATTCGGGCATATCGAAGTTTATCCTGACAAGCTATTGCTTGTAGGCTCTGATGGAATGGCTGATACTGAAATGTGTTTTCGGTCCTCTGATCGAGCTGCGTTGTAG